One stretch of Chitinophaga pendula DNA includes these proteins:
- a CDS encoding SusC/RagA family TonB-linked outer membrane protein translates to MKIILRYQCLSRGSWLLIMLLYFSVHTAAQSVTVPRVSIQVKNVPIQSVLKEITRQTGLYFVGYANQLDIKERITVNYSQRTVDEILQSLLGSRGYTWSYRDNVVRIRRQSPPEKKIPSEPSAVSAIVPASADSTVPAFMVTGKVSTPDGTPLPGATVKVKGSNRGGISNASGIFVLNGMRVGDRITVSYTSYENAEVLISGNTTLDVHLKEAMSNLDETVVIAYGTTTRRLNTGNVSQVSGKDIAQQPVSNPLAALEGRVPGMVVTQNNGNPGAGFKVQIRGVTSVGVVVPGITLNVSNDPLFIIDGVPFAPNNTSLSSIGNFALGEEGLSPFASINPSDIESIDVLKDADATAIYGSRGANGVVLITTKKGKPGRTQLNVGMYTGFSKVGRMMKLMNTQEYLQMRREAFANDNVPVKGPEFDVFDTTRYTDFSKLLLGEPAPVTRVNVSLSGGNERTRFLIGAQYSQDKMVYKHLPGQNGFTNRLMSVNTSLNHSSVDKKLNVMLSASYSTYDGNLAATDPAKTVANFQPNYPSFFDNNGQLVWQYKGVSLNNPFADLYNRYESHPDNLLGNLNVSYELIRGLTIRSSFGYSNYLVKESVLRPRKALDPLFSAVRTATFSNNQSKSWIVEPQLEYIKGIGRGTLQVLVGSTWQQNTTDYSQQYGEGYISDDLLKSIRSATTIRVSNSYQQYRYQAVFGRINYNWEDKYILNISGRRDGSSRFGPDRQFANFGAAGIAWLFSRENFASNYLPFLSLGKIRGSYGSAGNDKIGDYKYLDSWASIVAYQIGNGLYPDALFNPEYNWEVNRKLEAALELGFFKNRILFTASWYRNRSTNQLVDYLLSAQTGFSSIVQNLPAKVQNTGLELELNTVNITTRDFKWKSGFNISFNRNKLLSFPDLGTSSYSGSLVIGEPLTVLRGFHLIGVDANTGLFQFEDVNKDGKVDQSDRRVLNDLAPRYFGGLNNEITYKGWRLSFFLSFKKQIGKNYLSVYPIPALGDKNPPAFIIGHYWRKPGDQAELQRLTQNYWDADIRSRNTMLRQSDGIYGDASYIRLKNISLGYALPAKWMSRLHLQDGNISFSVQNLLTITNYKGGDPEVLNFSALPVFKTFAIGINLSL, encoded by the coding sequence ATGAAGATAATTCTACGTTACCAATGCTTAAGCCGGGGGAGCTGGCTGCTTATTATGCTGTTATACTTTTCTGTGCATACTGCTGCGCAATCGGTAACGGTACCGCGTGTGAGCATACAAGTGAAGAACGTACCGATACAAAGTGTATTAAAAGAGATTACGCGACAAACGGGACTATATTTTGTAGGTTATGCCAATCAGCTGGATATTAAGGAACGGATTACCGTAAATTATTCCCAGCGTACCGTAGATGAGATATTACAATCGTTATTAGGTAGCAGGGGATATACCTGGAGCTATCGTGATAATGTAGTACGTATACGACGGCAATCTCCACCGGAAAAAAAAATCCCCTCTGAGCCTTCAGCGGTATCTGCTATTGTTCCCGCATCAGCGGATAGTACCGTACCTGCTTTTATGGTTACGGGAAAGGTGAGCACACCTGATGGTACGCCGTTGCCGGGGGCAACGGTAAAGGTAAAGGGGAGCAACCGGGGTGGGATCAGTAATGCGTCGGGTATCTTTGTTCTCAACGGGATGAGGGTCGGAGATAGAATAACGGTCAGCTATACCAGTTATGAAAATGCGGAAGTCCTTATCAGCGGTAATACGACATTGGATGTGCATTTGAAAGAGGCGATGAGTAACCTGGATGAAACCGTCGTGATCGCATACGGTACGACGACCAGGCGTTTGAATACCGGAAATGTCAGTCAGGTGTCTGGTAAAGATATAGCGCAGCAGCCAGTATCTAATCCGCTGGCGGCGCTGGAAGGCAGGGTGCCAGGTATGGTGGTGACCCAGAATAATGGAAATCCTGGTGCGGGTTTTAAGGTGCAGATAAGAGGGGTAACATCGGTAGGCGTCGTAGTACCTGGTATTACACTGAATGTTTCGAATGATCCACTATTTATCATTGATGGAGTACCTTTTGCACCTAATAATACCAGTTTAAGCTCCATTGGCAATTTTGCCTTGGGAGAGGAAGGATTAAGCCCTTTTGCCAGTATTAATCCTAGCGATATTGAAAGTATTGATGTGTTGAAAGATGCGGATGCAACAGCTATATATGGTTCAAGAGGTGCAAACGGGGTGGTACTGATCACTACGAAGAAAGGAAAACCTGGCAGGACACAATTGAATGTTGGGATGTACACTGGTTTCTCCAAGGTGGGAAGAATGATGAAGTTGATGAATACGCAGGAATATTTGCAAATGAGAAGAGAGGCTTTTGCGAATGATAACGTGCCGGTAAAAGGTCCTGAGTTTGATGTTTTTGATACTACCAGATATACTGATTTCAGCAAGTTATTGTTGGGAGAGCCGGCCCCCGTAACTCGTGTTAATGTTAGTCTGTCTGGCGGGAATGAAAGGACACGATTCTTGATTGGCGCACAATATAGTCAGGATAAGATGGTCTATAAACACTTGCCCGGTCAAAATGGTTTTACGAATCGATTGATGTCAGTTAATACGAGTCTTAATCATAGCTCTGTTGATAAGAAATTAAATGTTATGTTAAGTGCCAGTTATTCGACCTATGATGGTAATCTGGCCGCCACTGATCCTGCCAAAACTGTTGCCAATTTTCAACCTAATTACCCCTCTTTTTTTGACAATAACGGGCAGTTGGTATGGCAGTATAAAGGTGTTTCGCTTAATAATCCCTTTGCAGATCTTTATAATCGCTATGAATCACATCCCGATAATTTACTGGGTAATCTGAATGTCAGCTATGAATTAATCCGGGGGCTTACGATCAGGTCTTCATTCGGGTACAGTAATTATCTCGTAAAGGAGAGCGTACTACGCCCCAGAAAAGCGCTGGACCCTTTGTTTAGTGCTGTACGTACAGCAACTTTTAGCAATAATCAGAGCAAGAGTTGGATTGTAGAGCCTCAATTAGAATATATAAAGGGAATTGGACGAGGCACATTACAGGTATTAGTCGGAAGTACCTGGCAACAGAATACGACGGATTATTCTCAACAATATGGAGAAGGTTATATATCTGATGATCTTTTGAAAAGTATTCGGTCCGCTACTACGATACGGGTTAGTAATAGTTATCAGCAATACAGATACCAGGCTGTTTTCGGAAGGATTAATTATAACTGGGAAGACAAGTATATTTTGAATATTTCCGGACGAAGGGATGGTAGCAGCCGTTTTGGTCCGGATCGTCAATTTGCCAATTTCGGGGCGGCGGGCATTGCGTGGCTATTTTCTCGGGAGAATTTTGCATCAAACTACCTTCCCTTTTTAAGTTTAGGGAAAATAAGAGGAAGTTATGGAAGTGCTGGTAATGATAAGATAGGGGACTATAAATACCTGGATAGCTGGGCTTCTATAGTTGCCTATCAGATAGGCAATGGATTATACCCGGACGCTTTGTTTAATCCGGAATATAATTGGGAGGTGAATAGGAAGTTGGAAGCTGCACTGGAATTAGGTTTTTTTAAAAACCGTATACTTTTTACTGCATCCTGGTATCGTAATCGCAGTACCAATCAACTGGTGGACTATCTGTTATCAGCACAAACGGGCTTCAGCAGTATTGTCCAAAATTTACCTGCTAAAGTTCAAAATACAGGATTGGAATTGGAGTTAAACACCGTTAATATAACAACACGGGACTTTAAATGGAAAAGTGGATTTAATATCAGTTTTAATCGAAATAAGCTACTGTCTTTCCCGGATCTTGGAACATCCTCTTATTCCGGTAGTTTAGTTATTGGTGAGCCATTGACTGTTCTACGAGGTTTTCACTTAATAGGTGTGGATGCTAATACCGGCTTATTCCAATTTGAAGATGTAAATAAAGATGGAAAGGTAGATCAATCAGATCGGAGGGTGCTGAATGATTTAGCTCCAAGATACTTTGGAGGGCTTAACAACGAAATAACCTATAAAGGGTGGCGCCTTTCCTTCTTCTTATCCTTTAAAAAGCAAATCGGTAAGAATTATCTCTCAGTTTATCCTATACCTGCTCTTGGGGATAAAAATCCGCCTGCATTTATTATAGGTCATTATTGGCGTAAACCTGGTGATCAGGCAGAATTACAGCGTTTAACGCAGAATTACTGGGATGCAGATATCCGTAGCCGGAATACGATGTTGCGGCAAAGCGATGGGATCTACGGTGATGCATCCTATATACGGTTGAAAAATATCTCGCTGGGATATGCGCTTCCTGCTAAATGGATGAGCAGATTACATCTGCAAGACGGAAATATTTCTTTCAGCGTACAGAACCTGCTTACGATAACAAATTATAAAGGAGGTGATCCGGAGGTTCTCAATTTCAGTGCGCTTCCCGTCTTTAAAACTTTTGCCATTGGTATTAATCTCTCACTATAA
- a CDS encoding RNA polymerase sigma factor — protein MKEISTDTDLFNACKEGNDLAYARIFDEYHTLLLMKAYYMLRHEQEAEDIVQEVFITLWDKKSSIQINTSLKHYLLNATRNKCINRLKKLQRQQKDHDLYRYSKDASTSFVPIENEELSHILHTAINEVTAPASRKAFELVYLEHKNHKEVASEMNITVGTVKLQVSKALKTLRQKLLPIK, from the coding sequence ATGAAAGAAATATCAACAGATACCGACCTCTTTAATGCCTGTAAAGAAGGTAACGACCTTGCCTATGCCCGCATATTTGATGAGTACCATACCTTACTACTCATGAAAGCATACTATATGCTACGGCACGAACAGGAAGCAGAAGATATCGTCCAGGAAGTCTTCATCACACTATGGGATAAAAAAAGTTCCATACAGATCAATACCTCCCTGAAACATTACCTGCTCAACGCTACGCGGAATAAATGCATCAATCGCCTGAAAAAATTGCAACGCCAGCAAAAAGATCATGACCTGTACCGCTACAGCAAAGATGCCAGTACCTCCTTCGTACCAATAGAAAACGAAGAACTCTCACACATACTCCACACCGCCATTAACGAAGTAACCGCTCCCGCCAGCCGGAAAGCCTTCGAACTCGTCTACCTGGAACACAAAAATCATAAAGAAGTAGCCAGCGAAATGAATATTACCGTTGGCACCGTAAAACTACAAGTAAGCAAAGCACTCAAAACACTTCGCCAAAAGCTCTTACCTATCAAATAG